The Streptomyces sp. NBC_00162 genome window below encodes:
- a CDS encoding fluoride efflux transporter FluC: MNWLLVVAGAAVGAPLRYLTDRAVQARHDSFFPWGTFVVNAVACLVMGVLTGALLAGASSGRLQLLLGTGLCGALSTYSTFSYETLRLAERGWKFLAAANVAASVLVGLGAVHLGSQVAHQLFG; this comes from the coding sequence GTGAACTGGCTGCTCGTGGTGGCGGGCGCGGCCGTCGGGGCTCCGCTGCGGTACCTGACGGACCGTGCGGTGCAGGCGCGGCACGATTCGTTCTTCCCCTGGGGCACCTTCGTGGTCAACGCGGTCGCCTGCCTGGTGATGGGGGTGCTGACCGGCGCGCTGCTGGCCGGGGCCTCCTCCGGGCGGCTGCAACTGCTGCTGGGGACCGGTCTGTGCGGGGCGCTGAGCACCTACTCGACGTTCTCCTACGAGACGTTGCGGCTGGCCGAGCGCGGCTGGAAGTTCCTCGCGGCGGCGAACGTGGCGGCATCGGTGCTGGTCGGGCTGGGCGCCGTACACCTCGGGTCGCAGGTGGCGCACCAGCTGTTCGGCTGA
- a CDS encoding FluC/FEX family fluoride channel → MTRPVPGDEAIDPDVDLHVPAQAAEPQGRVLAAVAAGGAVGASARYGISLLWPAGPGAFPWATLVINAAGCALVGVLMVLISEGGRTAPHPLVRPFAGVGILGGFTTFSTYAVDFSRLLDEGEAGTALAYAGLTVVAALGAVWAAASVTRLAVRGRVASR, encoded by the coding sequence ATGACCCGGCCGGTCCCCGGCGACGAGGCCATCGACCCGGACGTCGACCTGCACGTGCCGGCGCAGGCCGCCGAGCCGCAGGGCCGGGTGCTCGCGGCGGTGGCGGCGGGCGGGGCGGTCGGGGCCTCGGCGCGGTACGGGATCTCCCTGCTGTGGCCGGCCGGGCCCGGGGCCTTCCCGTGGGCGACCCTCGTGATCAACGCGGCCGGCTGTGCGCTGGTCGGCGTACTGATGGTGCTGATCAGCGAGGGCGGCAGGACGGCGCCGCATCCGCTGGTCCGGCCCTTCGCGGGGGTGGGGATCCTCGGCGGCTTCACCACCTTCTCGACGTACGCGGTCGACTTCTCGCGCCTGCTGGACGAGGGGGAGGCGGGCACCGCGCTGGCGTACGCCGGGCTCACGGTGGTGGCGGCGCTCGGTGCGGTGTGGGCGGCGGCCTCGGTGACGCGCCTCGCGGTCCGGGGCCGGGTGGCCTCCCGGTGA
- a CDS encoding metallopeptidase family protein — protein MLEMTREEFEELVAEALDRIPPELTRLMDNVAVFVEDEPPADDPELLGLYEGTPLTDRGEWYAGVLPDRITIYRNPTLRMCEDRESVVAETEVTVVHEIAHHFGIDDERLHALGYG, from the coding sequence GTGCTGGAGATGACGCGCGAGGAGTTCGAAGAGCTCGTCGCAGAGGCCCTGGACCGGATCCCGCCGGAGCTGACGCGGCTGATGGACAACGTGGCGGTGTTCGTCGAGGACGAACCGCCCGCCGACGACCCCGAGCTGCTCGGTCTGTACGAGGGGACCCCGCTGACGGACCGCGGCGAGTGGTACGCCGGGGTGCTGCCGGACCGGATCACGATCTACCGGAACCCCACGTTGCGGATGTGCGAGGACCGGGAGAGCGTGGTCGCCGAGACGGAGGTCACCGTGGTGCACGAGATCGCCCACCACTTCGGGATCGACGACGAACGGCTGCACGCGCTGGGCTACGGATGA